A region from the Gossypium hirsutum isolate 1008001.06 chromosome A08, Gossypium_hirsutum_v2.1, whole genome shotgun sequence genome encodes:
- the LOC107909206 gene encoding 40S ribosomal protein S11 → MAEQTEKAFLKQPKVFLSSKKGGKGKRPGKGGNRFWKSIGLGFKTPREAIEGTYIDKKCPFTGTVSIRGRILAGTCHSAKMVRTIIVRRNYLHYIKKYQRYEKRHSNIPAHISPCFRVKEGDHVIIGQCRPLSKTVRFNVLKVIPAGSSGGGKKAFTGM, encoded by the exons ATGGCGGAACAG ACCGAAAAAGCTTTTTTGAAGCAACCCAAAGTGTTTTTGAG CTCGAAGAAAGGTGGGAAAGGGAAGAGGCCAGGAAAGGGTGGGAATCGCTTCTGGAAAAGCATTGGATTGGGCTTCAAGACTCCCCGTGAAGCTATTGAag GAACCTACATCGATAAGAAATGCCCCTTCACTGGCACTGTTTCAATCCGGGGTCGTATCTTAGCCGGTACTTGCCACAGTGCCAAGATGGTCAGGACAATCATTGTTCGACGGAACTACCTTCATTATATCAAGAAATACCAAAG gTATGAGAAGCGCCATTCAAACATCCCCGCACATATTTCACCATGCTTCCGTGTGAAGGAAGGGGATCATGTCATTATTGGGCAATGCAG GCCGTTGTCGAAGACCGTGAGGTTCAATGTTTTGAAAGTGATTCCAGCAGGATCTTCCGGTGGTGGGAAGAAAGCTTTCACCGGAATGTAA